From Corallococcus caeni:
CAGCCGCCGCTTCGCCGGACGCGGCCGGTCCGTGGGCAGTTGGAGCGCGGGGGGCGGCGGCAGCAGGCGGCTTCGCCAGAACTCGCGGTGGCGCAGGCCCTCCTCGGACGCGAGCATCCGCTCCTGCCACGCGACGAAGTCCGCGTAGGTGGCGGACAGCGGCACGAGCGCCGCGTCCCCGTGCGTCCGCTCCGCGCGGTAGAGCGCCTCCAGGTCCCTCACGAGGAGCTGGAGCGAGCTTCCGTCCATGACCAGGTGGTGCGCCGCGAGCACCAGCAGCGGTTCGCGGCCCGGCCGCTGCACCAGGTGCACCCGCGCGAGCACATCCCGCGAGAGGTCGAACGGCTTGAAGCCCAGTCGCGCCAGGAAGGCCTGTTCGTCTTCCGGCGACGCAGCGGGCAGCGCGTGGATTTCGAACGGCACCTCCGACGACGCGGGAGCCATCGCCAGCAGGGGCTGGGCGTCCTCCACCACGACGCGGGCGCGGAGGCTGGGATGCCGGGCCCAGAGCCGCTGGAGCGAGGCCTTCAGCGCGGCGACGTCCAGCGTGCCCCGGATGCGGAAGGCGCACGGCACGTTGTAGGCACTGCTCTCCGGGGAGAGCTGCTGGATCATCCACAGGCCCAGCTGTCCCGCGGACATCGGATGACGGGAGGGGCCGGGCTTCACCTCCACGGCGACGGTCCGCTCACGCACGGGCGTGGGCAGTGAGACTGGAGCCGGTGGCGGTGTGGGGACCACCGTGGCCACCATCCCCGCGCCCATCTCCCGAGCGACGAGCTCCGCCAGCCGCCGGAGCGTGCCGGCTTCGAGGAGCGCCGCGTTGGTGAGCTCGACGCCGTGGGTTTCTTCCAGGCGGCGGAGCAGCCGGGCACCAATCAGCGAGTTGAAGCCATAGACCATCAGCTCCTCGTCGGGATGGAGCGTGGCTTCCGGCAGCTTCAGCAGCGAAGCGATCATCCCGCGAAGGACAGGCAGCACGCCCTCCGTCGGCACGGCGGCGAGAGACTGGGCCGTAGCGGACGCGGGCGAAGCGTCCAACGCCGTAGCGGAGGACCGCAGCGCGGGTGAACCTTCCGGTGCTGCGGCGGAAAAGCGCGCCGAGGCGGGTACTGGGGAGCCTTCCAGCGTTGCGGCGGAGAGGCGCGGCGCGACGGGTGCTTGCGCCAGCGAACCTTCCGGCGATGCGGCGTCGCTCCACGGTCCGCCTTCCGACCAGTAGCGCTCACGGGCGAAGGGATACGTCGGCAGCGGGATCCGCCGGGTCTCCGCGCCATGCGCCCCGCGCCAGTCCAGCGCGTAGCCCTTCACGTACAGACCGGCCACCACGCTCATGCGGCGCCAGGCTTCGGCCTCCGCCATGGGCGCGCGCGAACCGGCCAGCAGGGTGTTGCCCAGCGTGAGCAGTCCGGCGTCCTTGCGCGCGGCGGGCTGCGCTCCCGCAGTGGACACCCACAGCCCCTCCGGCCTTTCGCCGCGCAGCGCCGCGTCGAGCAGGTCCTTCAGGTGGCCCGTGCTCCGCGCCAGGAAGGCGGCGCGCAGGGCGAAGTGGGTGCGGCCCACCTGGAGCGTCAGCGCGAGGTCGTCCAGCCTTGCCTGGGCTCCTTCCGTGTCCAGCCACGTCCGCAGGTCCGCCATCCGCTGCCGCAGCGCCTGCTCCGAGTGCGCGGACACGGGGAGGACGTGGAGCCGCTGCGCCGTGGGCGCCGGACGCGCGGGAAGCTCCGGGGCCTCCTCCACCACGAGGTGCGCGTTGGTGCCGCTGAAGCCGAACGAGCTGAGCGCGGCCCGGCGCGGCTGGCCGTCGGTGCGCCACTCACGCGTCTCCGTGTTGACGAAGAAGGGCGTGCTGGGGAAGTCCAGGTGCCGGTTCGAGCGCGTGTAGTGCAGCGATGGCACCAGCGTGCGGTGCTGGAGGCACAGCAGGACCTTGATGAGGCCCGCCACGCCCGACGCCTCCATCGTGTGCCCGATGTTCGTCTTGATGGAGCCGATGGCGCAGAACTGCTTCCGGCCGGTGTGCTGGCGGAAGGACTCCGTGAGCGCCTGGAGCTCGATGGGGTCGCCCAGCTTCGTGCCGGTGCCGTGCGCCTCCACGTAGCCGATGGTGTCCGGGTGCACGCCGGAGCGCTCGTAGACCTCCAGCTCCAGGGCGCGCTGCGAGGGCGCGCTGGGCGCGGTGATGCCGTTGGTCCTGCCGTCCTGGTTGATGCCCGAGCCCCGGATGATGCCGTGGATCCGGTCCCCGTCCGCCAGTGCCTGATCCAGGCGCTTGAGCACGACGACGCCCACGCCCTCCCCCGTCACGATGCCGTCCGCCGCGTCGTCGAAGGTCCGGCACCGGCCCTGGGGCGACAGGATGCCCGCCTTGCCGAGCACCACGTGGGTGCGCGCCGTCAGCATCAGCGCGATGCCGCCCGCGATGGCCATGTCGCACGAGCCGCTCCGGATGCTCTCGCACGCCAGATGGACGGCGACCAGCGAGGACGAGCACGCGGTGTCCACCGGGACGCTCGCGCCCCGGAGGTTCAGCAGGTACGACAGCCGGGCCGGGAGGATGGCCGCGCTGTTGCCGCTCAGCGTGAACGCGTTGAGCTCCTGTCCCTGGAGCTTCTGGACGTACTCGCCCTCCTTGCAGCCCACGAAGACGCTGCAACGCCGGCCCTCGAGCGTGCCCGCCGCGCAGCCTGCGTCCTCCAGCGCCTTCCACGCCTCCTCCAGGAAGAGGCGGTGTTGGGGATCCATCCACTCCGCTTCGAGCGGGGAGATGTTGAAGAAGAGCGGATCGAACCGATCCACGTCGTCGATGAAGCCGCCCCACCGGCTGACGCTCTTGTTGTGCGCGTCCGGATCCGGGGCGTACCAGCGGGCGTGGTCCCACCGCTCGCGCGGCACCTCCTGGATGGAGTCCCGGCCCTCGACGAGGTTGCGCCACAGCTCGCGCACGTCCCGCGCGCCGGGGTAGCGGGCGGAGAGGCCCACCACCGCGATGGGCTCCTGGCGGCTCATGACGCGCCCCCGACGAAGCGCTCCACCGCGTCGAGGTTCAGCTCCCCTGCCTCGATGCGGTCCAGCAGGCCCAGGAGCCCGTCGTCACCGGCCGGTGCCGGTTCAGGCTTCGCCTGCACGACGATGGGGGTCCCCGCGGAGACAGGCTCCGGCGCTGGCGCGGGCCGTGCTCCCGGATCGGCGGCCGGGAAGGTGGCGCGGATGTGCTCGGCCAGCTTCGAGACGCTCGCGTAGTTGAAGAGGTCCGTGGAGCGCAGCGCGATGCCGAGCGCCGCGTTGATGCGCTCGATGATGCTGACGGCGAAGATGGAGTCCACGCCGAAGTCCTGGAACGGCTTGGACGGATCCAGCTGGACGGCGCCGTTCGCGACGACGGCCTCCACGCACGAGGCGATCACCGACTCCAGGTCCGGCCGTGCGCCCCTCGGCGTGGAGACCGGAGTCCCCTGCCCCACGCTGGCATGGCCGTTCGTCACCACGCTCGGCGACACGGTGGCGGGCGCGGACAGGGTCCTCGCGGCGGTGGCGAGGCTCCGGCGGTCGCGCTCGCCGATGATGATGTTCTGCCCCAGGTCGGAGCGGTGCTGATCCGGGTGGCCCAGCACGACGACCTTCGGGAAGCCCTCGGCGCCCAGCACGGAGCGCCACTGGTCGCTGCTGAGCAGCGGCGCGTCCTGGAGCCGCAGGTCGTCCTTGAAGCGCCACCAGCCGGGCAGCAGGCCGAAGGCCACCGTGGAGAAGTCGTGCACGGTGGTGACCTCGTTGAGGAGCAGCCAGCCACCGGGGCGCAGCAGCGTCTTCACGTTGCGCAGCGTCTGGCGCAGCTCCTCGGTCGCGTGCAGGACGTTGGCGGCGAGCACCACGTCGTAGGCGCCCGCCGCGTAGCCCTGCGGCACCACGTCCTTCTCGATGTCCAGCACCGAGTACTCCATGAACCCGTAGCGGAAGTTCTCGCGGCCGTACTGGACGAACGAGCGCGACACGTCCGTGTACGTGTAGACGATGCGGTCCGCGTACTGGCTCAGCGCCTTCAGGGCCAGGTCGGTGGTGCCGCCCGTGCCGGCGCCCACCTCCAGGATGCGGATCTTCCCACCGTCGGGAAGCTGCGCGAGCCGCTCGGCGACGTACTGGCGCAGGCTGTCTGCGACCAGCGCGTTGAAGTAGTCCGCGACGGGGTTGCCCTTGTACATGGGGCCCATCAGCCGCATCGACGACTGGGGGAACAGCAGGTCCGTGGCGGGAATCTCCCCGCGCAGCACCTCGCCGTAGCGTTCCGAGCACGCCCACATGATGGCGACGTGCGGAGCGGTCATCGGCGCCTGCGCGACCAGGCGCTCACCGCGAGCCTGGAGGCTCTGCCGCTCCAGGTGCGGCGCGGCCGCGTCCAGCGCGGGCAGCGTGGTGACGTCCGCTCCGGCCAGCTGGACGTAGCCGGCCCGGGCCAGGATGTTCAGCAGCGCGGAGAACAGGCGCGTGTAGCCCGGCGCGACACGGAGCTTCGTGCGCAGGCCGTCCACCGTGTACCGCTCGCCCGAGCGGAGGAGGACGCCCATGCGCTGGAAGAAGCCCAGCAGCATGAGCGAGTTGAAGCGCTCATAGTCCTCGCGGCTCGCGGGCGGAGGCAGCTCGCGCACCGTGCTGTCGCGCAGCGCCTGCTCCACGCGCGGCGTGAGCAGCGACACGGCCTCCTGCGTGACGGGACGCGACTCCGGGAACCAGTGGCGCACCCGCGCGAACGGGTACGTGGGCAGCGACACCTTCCGGGGCCGCTCCGCGCCGTGGAGCGTGCGCCAGGGCAGCTCCACGCCCATGCTCCAGAGCTGCGCCAGCGTGGAGAGCTGCCGCTCCTCCATCGCGACCTGGAGGAAGGCCGTGCCTGCGCGGCCCTCGGAGAGTAGGCCCGCGAGCGGCAGGGCCGCGTCCACCTTGCCGGTGAAGAGGCCCGGGGCCGTCTGCCCCTGGGCGAAGCGGGTCAGCGCGTCGATGGCCTCGGTCACGTCCCGGGCCACCACCGCCAGCCGCTCCGGCATTGCTTCGCGGCCCACCTGGAGGGTGTACGCCACGTCGGAGAGCGAGACGGGCGTGCCCTCCGGGAGGACCTCCACGCTGGCGCCGCGCTGACGCTCCGCCAGGTGCCGCTCCAGCGACGCCAGGGTCGGGCACTCGATGAAGAGACGCGGGCGCACCTCGACGTCCAGCCGGCGGCCAATCTCATCCGCGAACGCCGCGAGCTGGACCACGTCGAAGCCGGCCTCCTCGAAGGGGCGCTCCGGATCCAGGGCCGAGGCCGGGACGTCCAGGATGCTCGCGGCGGCCTCCAGCAGCGCCTCGCGGATGCGTGAGCTGTCTCCCCTTGCCGCGCTGGGACGGGAGGGCTGCTGACGGCGCAGCAGGTCCGCGAGCCGCGTGGCGGCGGCCTTCAGGGCCTCCGGCGTCCGGGCCGACAGCGGGAGGAGCTGCGGGCCGTGCGCGGCGGAGGGCGCGGGCTGCTCGGGCGGGGCTTCGATGAGCAGGTGCGCGTTGGTGCCGCTGAAGCCGAAGGAGCTGACGGCCGCCCTGCGGGGCGCCGACGGCGCGGGCTCCCAGGGCTTCAGCCGCGTGTTGACGACGAAGGGGCTGTTCTTGAAGTCGATGAACTCGTTGGGCGTGTCGAAGTGGAGCGACGGGGGGATGGCCCCGTGCCGCAGCGACAGCAGCACCTTCAGCACGCCCGCGATGCCGGCCGCGGCGATGGTGTGCCCGACGTTCGTCTTCACCGAACCGAGCGCGCAGTAGCCGCGCTTGTCCGTCCAGCGCCGGAACGCGTCCGTGAGCGCCTTGACCTCGATGGGGTCGCCCAGCCGCGTGCCCGAGCCGTGGGCCTCCACGAAGGTGATGGTCGCCGGGTCGCAGCCCGCCGCCTCGTAGACGGACGCCTCCAGCTCCGTCTGGGACGCGGCGCTGGGTGCGGTGATGCCGTTCGTCTTGCCGTCCTGGTTGATGGCGGAGGCGCGGATGACGCCGTGGATCTGATCGCCGTCGCGCAGCGCCGCCTCCAGCGGCTTGAGGACGACGACGCCCACGCCCTCGCCCGGCACGAAGCCGTTGGCACCCGCGGCGAACGACTTGCACTTGCCGTCCACCGACAGCATCTGCGCGTTGCTCGCGTAGATGTGGAAGTTGGGCATCGTGGAGACGTAGACGCCGCCCGCGAGCGCCATCTCCGTCTCACCGGCGAGCAGGCTCTGGCAGGCCAGGTGGATGGACACCAGCGACGAGGAGCAGGCCGTGTTGATGGCCATGCTCGGGCCCTTCAGGTTGAGGAAGTACGCGATGCGCGCCGCGAGGATGGACGTGTCGTTGCCCCAGATGGCCTGGGCCTCGCGCTTGATGCCGGCCTGGGCCATGCGCAGGCCGTAGTCGCCCACGTCGACCCCGACGTAGACGCCGCAGCGCTTCTCCGACATGGACCGCGCCGCGTAGCCCGCGTCCTCCAGCGCCTTCCACGCCTCCTCCAGGAACACGCGCTGCTGCGGGTCGGACAGGTCCGCCTCGCGCCCCGCGATGTTGAAGAAGGCCGCGTCGAACTTGTCGATGTCGTCGAGCACCGCGCCGTAGCGGCAGTTCGTCGCGTCGAGGTTGCGCGGATCCGGGTCGTAGTACGCGTCGATGTCCCAGCGGTCCTTGGGAATCTCGCCGACCAGGTTGTCGCCCGCGGCCAGCCGCTTCCAGAAGGTGTCCAGGTCGGGCGCACCGGGGAAGCGCCCGGACATGCCGATGACGGCGATGGAGCGCGAGGACGGACGGGACGCGGGGGCCTCACGCACCGGCTGTGCCTGGGGCGCGGGAGGGGGCACCGTCGCGAGGACCGGCCTCGGAGCTTCCACTTGCGGCCGGGGCGCGTACGCGGGCGGCGGCTCCGGGTTGACGAAGACCGGTTCAGGCTCCCGCGCGGGCGGCGCCACCGCGGCGGCCTGGGGCTTCGCCGCGTCGAGGAGGGACAGGATGTGGCGGGCCAGGGCGCGGACGCTCGAGTAGTCGAAGACGACCGTGATGGGCAGTTCGAGGTCGAACGCCTCGCTGATCCGTTCGATCATCCCGGCGCCGGTGATGGAGTCGACGCCGTAGTCCGAGAACGGCACCTCCGGGTTGATGACGTCCGAGCTGACGCTGAGCGCCTCGCTGGTGAGCTGGCCGATGCGGCGCTCCACCTCCGCGAGCGACGGCCCCGTCCGCACGGGCACCGCCTGCGGTGGCGGACGGGCCTCCACGGGTGCGCGGACCGGCTCCGGGGGCCGGGCGACCTCGCGCCCCTGCGCCGGACGGCGGCCCGCGACCGCGACGGGCTCCTCCTGGGAGACGCCCAGCTTCGCCAGCGCCTCCAGTGAGCCCTTGAAGGCGACCACCTGGGGCGCGCTGCTCGCGAGCACCTGGCGCAGGGCCTCCAGACCCTCGGCGACCTCGATGGAGTGCACGCCACGCAGCTCCATGGCGCGCTGGTACTTCGGATCCGTGACGGCGCCCACGGAGCCCCAGTAGCCCCAGTTGACGACGCTCACGGGGAAGCGCGCGGAGCGGCCCAGCCACCCGGCGAAGGTGTCCTGGAACAGCGAGGCCGCGGCGTAGTTGCCCTGCCCCGCGTTCCCCGAGAAGGACTGGATGGACGAGAAGAACACCAGGAAGTCGAGCGGCTCGTCCTTCAGCACCTGGGCCAGCACCGCGCTGCCCCGGACCTTGGCATCCATCGCCTCCACGAACGCCGTGACGTCCATGCGCTCGATGGGCGCGTCGCGGAGGACCAGCGCGGAGTGCACCACGCCATGGACCGCCCCGAAGCGCGCCTTCGCCTGGGCCATCACGTCCCGCATGCTCGCGGGGCGCGTGACGTCCGCGCGGACGTGCAGCACGCGGGCCCCGCGCGCCTCCATCGCCGCGATGCGCTCGCGCTGTCCTTCCGTCAGTGGGCCGCGTCCGGTGAGGACCAGCCGCGCCTGGAAGCGCCCGGCCAGGTCCTCCGCGAGCGCCAGCCCGATGCCGCCCAGGCCGCCGACGATGACGTAGACGCCGCCCTGGCGCAGGACTCCGTCCCCCGCCGCCTCGAGCCTTGCGGGAACGAGCTGCCGGACGTGACGGCGTCCCTCGCGCAAGGCCACGTCCAGACGGCCCTTGTGCTCAGGCTCCGCGACCAGCTGGGAGACGAGGACGCCCGGGGCATGGAGCGCGTCGCGCGCCCCCACGTCGATGCAGCTCACCGCCAGTTGCGGGTGTTCCTTCGCCAGTGACTTGCACAGGCCGTGGAGGCTGGCGCCGGACGGACGCGCCTGCTCCGTGCCGGTGACGGGGAACGCGTCCGCGGTGACGACCACCAGCTCCAGACGCTGCTGGAGCACGCCCAGCCGCGACAGGCCCTTGAGCATCCGGAACAGCGCCAGCACGCCGCGCTCCTGGCTGGCCTCCAGCGCCTCCACGTCCTCCAGCGCGGCCGCTCGCGCGTCGATGCCCGCGAGGAAGTAGAGCCGCCGGGGCTGCCCTGCCTCGTTCCACCACGCCTCGACGCCGGCCTCGTCCGCGCTGGACCACTCCCAGCGGCCCTCGGCCTCGCGCCGGGTGCGCGCTCCCAGGCGGACCCGCAGCACGCCCGCGCGGGCATGGACCGCAGCCAGGCCGTCCTCCAGGCCCAGGCTGTCCGCCCCCGCGACGATGACCGCGCGCCCCAGTTCCCGGTCCTGCGCCGGCAGCGGCGCCTCCGCCCAGCGGGGCAGGTAGAAGAAGCTCTGCGGCCGCGCCTTGCGCTCGCGGAAGCCCAGCTCTCGCAGCTCGACGCATACCTCGCCCTGCTCATCCAGCAGCGCGACGTCGAAGCGCGCGGGGTCCTGCATCCGCACCCGCGCATACGCCCTGCCCGACGCCGGCAGCGGGCGACGCACGTCCACGCCTCCCAGCGAGAAGGGCAGCATCAGCGCGCCGGAAGACGACGTGAGCGCGGCGACGGCCTGCGCTGCCGCGTCCAGCAGCTGTGGCGGGAGGCTCCAGCGGCTGCCCTCCGGCGCGGTGCCCTCCAGGCGGCCCAGGGCCTCGCTTGCGTCGCTCCACACCTCGCGCAGGGCGCGGAAGGTGGGGCCGTAGTGGATCCCCATCCGGGCGAAGCGCTGGTGCAGCACCTCGCCGTCGACGTGGTGCGTGCTCCGGGCCTGGAACGGACGGAGCGCGAACGGTTCGGAGCCCGCGCGCTCGACCGCCGCCTCGATGCGTCCCTTGCAGTGCAGGACCGCGTCGTCGCCCTCGCCGGAGCGGACCTCGAAGAGGGCGTGGGCGCCCTTCTCCTCCAGCGTGGTCCACAGCACCTTCTGCCCACCGTCGAGGACGCAGGGCTGGAGCCAGAGCACCTGCGAGAGGGACACCGGCCCCTCGCCGTGCGAGGCCGCGAAGGCCTCACGGGCCAGTTCGAGGTAGGCCATGCCCGGCAGCACGCCCGCGCCGTTCACGCGGTGATCCGCCACCAGCGGCGACGAGGCCTCCAGCACCGTGCGGCGACGGACGGCCGCTGCCGGTGCCTGCACGGTCCGGGGCGCTTCGGGGAGGGCCGCGCCCATGACGGGCGTGACCCAGTGACGCTCCTGCGCGAAGGGGTACGTGGGCAGCGGCACGCGCAGGTGGGGACCCGGGAACAGCGCCGCCCAGTTCAACGGCGCGGCCTTCACGTAGAGCGACGCCAGCGAGGAGAGCTTCTCCTGGGCCCCTTCCCCGACCTGCGCGTCCGGCGAGGCCAGCTCCGCCATCAGCGTGCGGCCCAGCTCCTTGAGGAGCGGATCCACCTTCCGCCCCGCTTCCTGCGGGTCGGACGTGAACTGGTACGGCACCTCGCGTCCCGCCAGGGCCGCCTCGATGCCGTCGAGCAGCTCGCGGTGGCTGCGCACCACGAACGCCGTGCGCGCCTTGTGGTGGGCCCGCCCCACGAGCAGCGTGTAGGCGATGTCGCCCAGCCGGTGCGACTCACCGTGGCGGCGAAGCCAGGTGGCCATGTCCTCCAGCCGCCGCATCAGGGCCTCCTCCGTCTTGCCGGAGAAGACGACGAGGCGCGCGGTGCCCCTCGCCTCCCGGGGCACGGAGGCCCGCGCGGGGGGCTCCTCCAGCAGGACGTGCGCGTTGGTGCCGCTGAAGGCGAAGCCGCTGAGGGCCGCGCGGCGGGGACCGTTGCCGGGCACGGTCCAGTCGCGCAGCGTGGTGTTCACGACGAACGGCGTCGCGGCGAAGTCGATGTTGCTGTTCTGCCGCTCGAAGTGGAGAGAGGGCGGCAGCTGCCGGTGCTGGAAGGACAGCAGGACCTTGATGAGGCCGGCCACGCCCGCGGCGGCGGACGTGTGGCCCAGGTTCGACTTCACCGACCCGAGGAAGCAGAACTGCTTGCGGTCGGTGTAGCGCGAGAAGGCCTCCGTGAGCGCCTCCACCTCGATGGGGTCGCCCAGCTTCGTGCCCGTGCCGTGCGCCTCCACGTACGTCACGGACTCCGGGCTGATGCCGGCGCGCTGGTAGACCTGGAGCTCCAGCTCCGTCTGCGCGTCCGAGCTGGGCGCGGAGATGCCGTTCGTCTTGCCGTCCTGGTTGGTCCCGGAGCCCCGGATGACGCCGTACACGTGGTCGCCGTCACGGAGCGCGTCCGCGAGCCGCTTGAGGACGACGACGCCCACGCCCTCGCCGGGGACGAAGCCGTCCGCCCGGTCGTCGAAGGCGCGGCAGCGCCCGTTGGGCGAGAG
This genomic window contains:
- a CDS encoding SDR family NAD(P)-dependent oxidoreductase; the protein is MLSEGEKRELLIRLLQGRRPGARAQAIAIVGMSGRYPQAEKLDALWENLKAGRNCISEIPPTRWDWRRFHSDDPEAPEAIYSRWGGFIADADAFDAAFFNLSPREADAMDPQERQFLEVAWATFEDAGYDVSAPSLDRDVGVFVGVMNGGYGWVASEAWGAGQRTAARSPYWSVANRVSYHLNLSGPSFAVDSACSSSFTALHLACESLRRGECRAAIAGGVNLILHPMHYHALSSMKMLSRGDACRAFGEGADGFVDGEGVGAVLLKTLEQALVDGDRIHAVILGSAVNAGGKTSGYTVPNPHAQQRVISRVLAETGVHARTLSYVEAHGTGTSLGDPIEVAALQRAFREHTQERRFCALGSLKANIGHLESAAGIAALTKVVLQLREGMLVPSPHSERPNPKIDFDASPFYVQRELTEWRRPEVEEGGRVRQVPRRAGISSFGAGGANAHVLVEEYVAPPRPDAPGAGPVVLVLSAKNLERLRVHARQVAAFLVGNARARGRGARHAALADIAFTSQVGRQAMEERLAVVASTEEALADALQAFASEQPASGPVFHGRVRGLSEAAASPPAETADAEALARAWVAGARVDWRAALHAGRSRQRVSMPTYPFVRKRHWIGEHRAPTVQRAAEPVASAPAVVLPPAVSSRPTPSAAEVAPASPPPPRHEVPIVNRPKIQLRRPGQTSARETPREEAPVAPVETVRAAAPEVVAPPAAPAVKPAEARARSEGLKQTVKGALARVLFCEPGDIDEEKNFLELGLDSILMVELTKGLSQDLQLKLKVNKLYDHPSVLRLAEYLAAQVPAAASATAPAPQAAEPVTRAPIPAPRAPEPEPRASTTAPRVSNPVADRPRAPDALEAEPPPFHVTLKRKPTASAPEPTPAPAPAPAVAASTDVAIIGMSARFPGARNLDEYWAHLAAGVDSVTEIPPERWDIQRYYDPDPKKKERSYSKWGGFLSDIDKFDPLFFSISPAEARLMDPQQRLFLQESWKALEDAGYSPEQLSKARCGVYVGVMNNDYNRLVGLADPDRSPALQLLGNSNSILAARIAYLLNLKGPALALDTACSSSLVATHLAVRSLLAGDVDLMLAGGVTLYITEDPYIQMSKAGMLSPNGRCRAFDDRADGFVPGEGVGVVVLKRLADALRDGDHVYGVIRGSGTNQDGKTNGISAPSSDAQTELELQVYQRAGISPESVTYVEAHGTGTKLGDPIEVEALTEAFSRYTDRKQFCFLGSVKSNLGHTSAAAGVAGLIKVLLSFQHRQLPPSLHFERQNSNIDFAATPFVVNTTLRDWTVPGNGPRRAALSGFAFSGTNAHVLLEEPPARASVPREARGTARLVVFSGKTEEALMRRLEDMATWLRRHGESHRLGDIAYTLLVGRAHHKARTAFVVRSHRELLDGIEAALAGREVPYQFTSDPQEAGRKVDPLLKELGRTLMAELASPDAQVGEGAQEKLSSLASLYVKAAPLNWAALFPGPHLRVPLPTYPFAQERHWVTPVMGAALPEAPRTVQAPAAAVRRRTVLEASSPLVADHRVNGAGVLPGMAYLELAREAFAASHGEGPVSLSQVLWLQPCVLDGGQKVLWTTLEEKGAHALFEVRSGEGDDAVLHCKGRIEAAVERAGSEPFALRPFQARSTHHVDGEVLHQRFARMGIHYGPTFRALREVWSDASEALGRLEGTAPEGSRWSLPPQLLDAAAQAVAALTSSSGALMLPFSLGGVDVRRPLPASGRAYARVRMQDPARFDVALLDEQGEVCVELRELGFRERKARPQSFFYLPRWAEAPLPAQDRELGRAVIVAGADSLGLEDGLAAVHARAGVLRVRLGARTRREAEGRWEWSSADEAGVEAWWNEAGQPRRLYFLAGIDARAAALEDVEALEASQERGVLALFRMLKGLSRLGVLQQRLELVVVTADAFPVTGTEQARPSGASLHGLCKSLAKEHPQLAVSCIDVGARDALHAPGVLVSQLVAEPEHKGRLDVALREGRRHVRQLVPARLEAAGDGVLRQGGVYVIVGGLGGIGLALAEDLAGRFQARLVLTGRGPLTEGQRERIAAMEARGARVLHVRADVTRPASMRDVMAQAKARFGAVHGVVHSALVLRDAPIERMDVTAFVEAMDAKVRGSAVLAQVLKDEPLDFLVFFSSIQSFSGNAGQGNYAAASLFQDTFAGWLGRSARFPVSVVNWGYWGSVGAVTDPKYQRAMELRGVHSIEVAEGLEALRQVLASSAPQVVAFKGSLEALAKLGVSQEEPVAVAGRRPAQGREVARPPEPVRAPVEARPPPQAVPVRTGPSLAEVERRIGQLTSEALSVSSDVINPEVPFSDYGVDSITGAGMIERISEAFDLELPITVVFDYSSVRALARHILSLLDAAKPQAAAVAPPAREPEPVFVNPEPPPAYAPRPQVEAPRPVLATVPPPAPQAQPVREAPASRPSSRSIAVIGMSGRFPGAPDLDTFWKRLAAGDNLVGEIPKDRWDIDAYYDPDPRNLDATNCRYGAVLDDIDKFDAAFFNIAGREADLSDPQQRVFLEEAWKALEDAGYAARSMSEKRCGVYVGVDVGDYGLRMAQAGIKREAQAIWGNDTSILAARIAYFLNLKGPSMAINTACSSSLVSIHLACQSLLAGETEMALAGGVYVSTMPNFHIYASNAQMLSVDGKCKSFAAGANGFVPGEGVGVVVLKPLEAALRDGDQIHGVIRASAINQDGKTNGITAPSAASQTELEASVYEAAGCDPATITFVEAHGSGTRLGDPIEVKALTDAFRRWTDKRGYCALGSVKTNVGHTIAAAGIAGVLKVLLSLRHGAIPPSLHFDTPNEFIDFKNSPFVVNTRLKPWEPAPSAPRRAAVSSFGFSGTNAHLLIEAPPEQPAPSAAHGPQLLPLSARTPEALKAAATRLADLLRRQQPSRPSAARGDSSRIREALLEAAASILDVPASALDPERPFEEAGFDVVQLAAFADEIGRRLDVEVRPRLFIECPTLASLERHLAERQRGASVEVLPEGTPVSLSDVAYTLQVGREAMPERLAVVARDVTEAIDALTRFAQGQTAPGLFTGKVDAALPLAGLLSEGRAGTAFLQVAMEERQLSTLAQLWSMGVELPWRTLHGAERPRKVSLPTYPFARVRHWFPESRPVTQEAVSLLTPRVEQALRDSTVRELPPPASREDYERFNSLMLLGFFQRMGVLLRSGERYTVDGLRTKLRVAPGYTRLFSALLNILARAGYVQLAGADVTTLPALDAAAPHLERQSLQARGERLVAQAPMTAPHVAIMWACSERYGEVLRGEIPATDLLFPQSSMRLMGPMYKGNPVADYFNALVADSLRQYVAERLAQLPDGGKIRILEVGAGTGGTTDLALKALSQYADRIVYTYTDVSRSFVQYGRENFRYGFMEYSVLDIEKDVVPQGYAAGAYDVVLAANVLHATEELRQTLRNVKTLLRPGGWLLLNEVTTVHDFSTVAFGLLPGWWRFKDDLRLQDAPLLSSDQWRSVLGAEGFPKVVVLGHPDQHRSDLGQNIIIGERDRRSLATAARTLSAPATVSPSVVTNGHASVGQGTPVSTPRGARPDLESVIASCVEAVVANGAVQLDPSKPFQDFGVDSIFAVSIIERINAALGIALRSTDLFNYASVSKLAEHIRATFPAADPGARPAPAPEPVSAGTPIVVQAKPEPAPAGDDGLLGLLDRIEAGELNLDAVERFVGGAS